In one window of Mus pahari chromosome 3, PAHARI_EIJ_v1.1, whole genome shotgun sequence DNA:
- the Ntmt1 gene encoding N-terminal Xaa-Pro-Lys N-methyltransferase 1 isoform X1, with the protein MTSEVIEDEKQFYSKAKTYWKQIPPTVDGMLGGYGHISNIDLNSSRKFLQRFLREGPNKTGTSCALDCGAGIGRITKRLLLPLFRVVDMVDVTEDFLAKAKTYLGEEGKRVRNYFCCGLQDFSPEPSSYDVIWIQWVIGHLTDQHLAEFLRRCKRGLRPNGIIVIKDNMAQEGVILDDVDSSVCRDLEVVRRIIRSAGLSLLAEERQENLPDEIYHVYSFALR; encoded by the exons ATGACAAGCGAGGTGATTGAGGATGAGAAACAGTTTTATTCGAAGGCCAAGACCTACTGGAAGCAGATCCCGCCCACGGTGGACGGCATGCTGGGGGGGTATGGCCACATCTCCAACATCGACCTCAACAGCTCCCGGAAGTTTCTACAGAGGTTTTTAAGG GAAGGCCCAAACAAGACAGGGACTTCCTGTGCCCTGGACTGTGGCGCTGGCATTGGAAGGATCACCAAACGCCTGCTCCTGCCGCTCTTCAGGGTGGTTGACATGGTCGACGTGACAGAAGACTTTCTAGCCAAAGCCAAGACCTACCTTGGGGAAGAGGGCAAGAGGGTGAGGAACTACTTCTGCTGTGGGTTGCAGGACTTCAGCCCTGAGCCCAGCTCCTATGACGTGATCTGGATCCAGTGGGTGATAG GCCACCTGACAGATCAGCACCTCGCTGAGTTTCTGCGCCGCTGCAAGCGGGGCCTACGCCCCAATGGCATCATCGTCATCAAAGATAACATGGCCCAGGAGGGTGTGATCCTGGATGACGTGGACAGCAGTGTGTGCCGTGACCTCGAGGTGGTCCGCCGGATCATCCGCAGTgcaggcctcagcctcctggctgaggagCGCCAGGAGAACCTGCCAGATGAGATCTATCATGTCTACAGCTTCGCCCTGAGATGA
- the Ntmt1 gene encoding N-terminal Xaa-Pro-Lys N-methyltransferase 1 isoform X3 has protein sequence MRNSFIRRPRPTGSRSRPRWTACWGGPNKTGTSCALDCGAGIGRITKRLLLPLFRVVDMVDVTEDFLAKAKTYLGEEGKRVRNYFCCGLQDFSPEPSSYDVIWIQWVIGHLTDQHLAEFLRRCKRGLRPNGIIVIKDNMAQEGVILDDVDSSVCRDLEVVRRIIRSAGLSLLAEERQENLPDEIYHVYSFALR, from the exons ATGAGAAACAGTTTTATTCGAAGGCCAAGACCTACTGGAAGCAGATCCCGCCCACGGTGGACGGCATGCTGGGGGG GCCCAAACAAGACAGGGACTTCCTGTGCCCTGGACTGTGGCGCTGGCATTGGAAGGATCACCAAACGCCTGCTCCTGCCGCTCTTCAGGGTGGTTGACATGGTCGACGTGACAGAAGACTTTCTAGCCAAAGCCAAGACCTACCTTGGGGAAGAGGGCAAGAGGGTGAGGAACTACTTCTGCTGTGGGTTGCAGGACTTCAGCCCTGAGCCCAGCTCCTATGACGTGATCTGGATCCAGTGGGTGATAG GCCACCTGACAGATCAGCACCTCGCTGAGTTTCTGCGCCGCTGCAAGCGGGGCCTACGCCCCAATGGCATCATCGTCATCAAAGATAACATGGCCCAGGAGGGTGTGATCCTGGATGACGTGGACAGCAGTGTGTGCCGTGACCTCGAGGTGGTCCGCCGGATCATCCGCAGTgcaggcctcagcctcctggctgaggagCGCCAGGAGAACCTGCCAGATGAGATCTATCATGTCTACAGCTTCGCCCTGAGATGA
- the Ntmt1 gene encoding N-terminal Xaa-Pro-Lys N-methyltransferase 1 isoform X2, whose amino-acid sequence MVDVTEDFLAKAKTYLGEEGKRVRNYFCCGLQDFSPEPSSYDVIWIQWVIGHLTDQHLAEFLRRCKRGLRPNGIIVIKDNMAQEGVILDDVDSSVCRDLEVVRRIIRSAGLSLLAEERQENLPDEIYHVYSFALR is encoded by the exons ATGGTCGACGTGACAGAAGACTTTCTAGCCAAAGCCAAGACCTACCTTGGGGAAGAGGGCAAGAGGGTGAGGAACTACTTCTGCTGTGGGTTGCAGGACTTCAGCCCTGAGCCCAGCTCCTATGACGTGATCTGGATCCAGTGGGTGATAG GCCACCTGACAGATCAGCACCTCGCTGAGTTTCTGCGCCGCTGCAAGCGGGGCCTACGCCCCAATGGCATCATCGTCATCAAAGATAACATGGCCCAGGAGGGTGTGATCCTGGATGACGTGGACAGCAGTGTGTGCCGTGACCTCGAGGTGGTCCGCCGGATCATCCGCAGTgcaggcctcagcctcctggctgaggagCGCCAGGAGAACCTGCCAGATGAGATCTATCATGTCTACAGCTTCGCCCTGAGATGA
- the Asb6 gene encoding ankyrin repeat and SOCS box protein 6 → MSGHAAGAMPFLHGFRRIIFEYQPLVDAILGALGIQDLERQEPLDDYASSEESRILVLTELLEQKAHSPFYQEGVSNALLKMAELGLTRAAAVLLQSGANLNFEDPVTYYTALHIAVLRNQPDMVELLVRHGADINRRDRIHESSPLDLASEEPERLPCLQRLLDLGADVNAADKNGKTALLHALASSDGVQIHNTDNIRLLLEGGADVKATTKDGDTVFTCIIFLLGETVCGDKEEAPMINRFCFQVTQLLLAHGADPSECPAHESLTHICLKSFKLHFPLLCFLLESGAAYNCSLHGAACWSGFNLVFERLCSHPGCAEDDSHLELLHKAETVLDLMVTSSQRLRLPENLNIHPVGSLAGKIQALHASLRQLESYPPPLKHLCRVSIRLCLRPWPVDTKVKALPLPDRLKWYLLSAHSDTKDTC, encoded by the exons ATGTCGGGACACGCGGCCGGCGCCATGCCGTTCCTGCACGGCTTCCGCAGGATCATCTTCGAGTACCAGCCCCTGGTGGACGCCATCCTGGGCGCCCTGGGCATCCAGGATCTCGAGCGGCAGGAGCCCCTGGACGA TTACGCTTCCAGCGAGGAGAGCCGGATCCTGGTCCTCACCGAGCTGCTGGAGCAGAAGGCTCACTCTCCATTCTACCAGGAAGGCGTGAGCAATGCGTTGCTGAAGATGGCTGAGCTGGGCCTGACCCGGGCCGCTGCTGTCCTTCTGCAGAGTGGGGCCAACCTCAATTTTGAAG ACCCTGTTACCTACTACACAGCCCTGCACATCGCTGTCCTGAGAAACCAGCCTGACATGGTGGAGCTGCTGGTGCGCCACGGGGCTGACATCAACAGGAGGGACCGG ATCCATGAGAGCAGCCCCTTGGATCTGGCCAGCGAGGAACCCGAACGCCTGCCCTGCCTGCAGCGCCTCTTGGATCTTGGAGCAGATGTCAATGCAGCTGACAAGAATG GGAAGACAGCTTTACTTCACGCCCTGGCCAGCAGCGATGGTGTGCAGATCCACAACACAGACAACATCCGGCTCCTCCTGGAGGGAG GGGCAGATGTCAAGGCCACCACCAAGGATGGGGACACTGTATTCACATGCATCATCTTCCTGCTTGGTGAGACGGTCTGTGGGGACAAGGAGGAGGCCCCGATGATCAACCGCTTCTGCTTCCAAGTCACGCAGCTTTTGCTGGCCCACGGTGCTGACCCCAGCGAGTGCCCAGCCCATGAGTCCCTCACGCACATCTGCCTCAAGAGCTTCAAGCTGCACTTCCcgctcctctgcttcctgctggagTCAGGAGCCGCCTACAACTGCTCCCTGCACGGTGCGGCCTGTTGGTCTGGCTTCAACCTCGTTTTTGAGAGGCTCTGCTCGCACCCGGGCTGTGCCGAGGACGACAGCCACCTTGAGCTTCTGCATAAGGCCGAGACCGTGCTGGACCTCATGGTGACCAGTTCCCAGAGGCTGCGGCTGCCTGAGAACCTCAACATCCACCCAGTGGGTAGCTTGGCAGGGAAGATCCAGGCCCTTCATGCCTCCCTGAGGCAGCTTGAGAGCTACCCGCCACCTCTCAAACACCTGTGCCGGGTATCCATCCGGCTGTGCCTGCGACCGTGGCCTGTGGACACCAAGGTCAAAGCACTGCCCTTGCCTGACAGGCTCAAGTGGTACCTGCTCAGTGCACACAGTGATACCAAAGACACTTGCTGA